tattaaaaaagccatgcttgtatataaaaacatgatttattttgtgTGCAGGTTTTTAATAAGTAAAACATTTTGTGATAACAGTAccatatttaatatatatataaaccATAATAATACTAAGGAAGATATGAATACCTTgcaatatttaaaaaataatcgATTCAAGGTATTAAccataaataaaaatataaattcatCAAAAAATGATCTGAATGTATTACTACAACATGAACAAAATCATAATTTATTCGTTAATTCAACAAATATTCAAGATAAAAATCTAGAACAAGATCAATTTGATCATTACcatgataataatagtagtaatagtagtaattatataaatagttATAATCAACACGATACTGttaatcataataataataataatgatgatgatgatgatgctactattaaaaaaatgaataaaatgaacaaaaaaatatatatttctagAGCTAAAGGAGGGTCATCGAAACAGCATTATCCTCTCATAAGAAAAATtgatttaaaaagaaaaaaattacattaTACTAATCAAATGAATAgacattttaaaaaattaataacaagtacatatataacacaacaagataaaaaaatattctatCGTATTAGTTTAATTGATCTTTCTATCAAgtctttaaaaaaagtgGATTACTGGAAAAATCAAAtggataatataatatctaTATACAACAAATTTTGTACAAACTAAGGATAAAAACTTAACAAGTATATTAAAgatttatatgtattatatatatttttgttattttaataatttttttttaataagtataaatatatatatatatatatatatatatatatataaattaatgtTTGATTTATTTCTGATTTGTATTTGTGCaacaatattaatataatagggtttgttttttaaaatatatatatatatatatatatttatgatataatttaacttttaattttttaattttttaattttaaagttattatatatatatatatatataaagaataattttcctttatatacagaaaaatatattccCTTTAAAGAGCTTAAAAGAATTACGGGGTTTTTAGcttcttttcttttctaaatataataataaatattcatttaacaaacaaacaaaaaataaatgatacTTTGTTAGcataataaattatatttatatatttaaaaaataaaataaatagtcttttaaattattaatatatattttataattttatttatgaatattataaaaaaaaaaaaaaaaaaaaaaaaaaatatgtNNNNNNNNNNNNNNNNNNNNNNNNNNNNNNNNNNNNNNNNNNNNNNNNNNNNNNNNNNNNNNNNNNNNNNNNNNNNNNNNNNNNNNNNNNNNNNNNNNNNNNNNNNNNNNNNNNNNNNNNNNNNNNNNNNNNNNNNNNNNNNNNNNNNNNNNNNNNNNNNNNNNNNNNNNNNNNNNNNNNNNNNNNNNNNNNNNNNNNNNNNNNNNNNNNNNNNNNNNNNNNNNNNNNNNNNNNNNNNNNNNNNNNNNNNNNNNNNNNNNNNNNNNNNtatatatataatataaacatatattatatatatatatatatattttttttttttttttttttttttcgcatataattattatatttgttaaatgttataaataaaaatatgaatataaagaactgaaaaagtaaataaaaatatttataccTGTGATAAATATGACCATgacaaaataatatacatatatatatatatatatatatatgtttatttatttatttatttatttttattttattttattttattttattttatttttcttttctttttttgatttaatTTTTGAAGTATGAAAAAGAGTGGTAAAGGACGAATAAAGTtgaaaatacaaataaacaccgaagaagaagaaaataaggaaaacataatttatgagaataaaaataagaaaagGAAAGGATCTGATATtagtgatgataatgatgagAGCATAGAAAAATTTAAAGATTTAGATAATAGTTATGCGTCCGAtagaaaacaaaaagaagataatgatttagaaaaaaaaattatatctATAATATCACAATTAACAAAAATTACTTGTATATGTGaggataaaaaaaataatattaataatttagaGAATGAAAAgatatgtaaaaaattaataaaacaaatgtataaatatgaaaaatatttattacaatttagtaattatattaatgaaaataataatcataatttaGATGATATTACATTTCCTAATGGTTTAATAAAAGCTGtagataattatataaatccCAATGTTTGGATATATCAATATCTATTATTAGAAActaaaaaacaaaatgattCCTATCGTAAtttaatacaaaatatttcaaCTTTTGATAGTACtttaaaacataaaatacTAAATAATGATAGTAATCATTTAGTTAATCCAATCTACCCCCCTCTTGAC
The window above is part of the Plasmodium reichenowi strain SY57 chromosome 7, whole genome shotgun sequence genome. Proteins encoded here:
- a CDS encoding hypothetical protein (conserved Plasmodium protein, unknown function), with the protein product MKKSGKGRIKLKIQINTEEEENKENIIYENKNKKRKGSDISDDNDESIEKFKDLDNSYASDRKQKEDNDLEKKIISIISQLTKITCICEDKKNNINNLENEKICKKLIKQMYKYEKYLLQFSNYINENNNHNLDDITFPNGLIKAVDNYINPNVWIYQYLLLETKKQNDSYRNLIQNISTFDSTLKHKILNNDSNHLVNPIYPPLDENLLNSLNNTQQNYYKNVHIPKELSHYYLKSRNKTKED